A region from the uncultured Macellibacteroides sp. genome encodes:
- a CDS encoding OmpH family outer membrane protein encodes MKNINYIINGVLALAVVILFVLQFTGKKESGVTRTFTAEENASGLLPIAYVNVDSLLLNYNYSKDLNEIIIKKQENSRASVNQKLRALQVEMQDFQRKVENNAFLTRERAEQEQARLVKKQQELQDFDSRLAQELVAEQQRLNEQLRDTLVSQLKVYNKDKGYQVILSNTMGDNILLAGDTYDITQEVIEYLNKNYAPASK; translated from the coding sequence AACGGTGTACTTGCTTTGGCAGTTGTGATTTTGTTTGTATTGCAATTTACCGGTAAAAAAGAATCTGGTGTAACCAGAACATTTACGGCTGAAGAAAATGCCTCCGGCTTACTTCCAATTGCATACGTCAATGTGGATTCACTTCTGCTGAATTATAACTACTCTAAGGACTTGAATGAAATTATCATTAAGAAACAAGAAAATTCCCGTGCAAGTGTAAACCAAAAACTTCGTGCCTTACAAGTTGAAATGCAGGATTTTCAACGTAAAGTAGAGAATAATGCTTTTCTTACACGCGAACGTGCAGAACAGGAACAGGCCCGTTTAGTGAAAAAACAACAAGAACTTCAGGACTTTGACAGTCGTTTAGCTCAGGAACTGGTTGCTGAACAACAGAGATTGAATGAACAATTGCGTGACACGCTGGTTTCACAACTTAAGGTTTATAACAAGGATAAAGGCTATCAGGTTATCTTAAGCAATACAATGGGAGATAATATTTTACTTGCAGGTGATACTTATGATATCACTCAGGAAGTTATCGAATATTTGAATAAGAATTACGCTCCAGCAAGCAAATAA
- a CDS encoding septum formation initiator family protein, translating into MSRIKDFYTRYLSRINKYWLVTILFLGLTFTAGDSNLYKRYVYDEKIRSLESEIEHYQEEIEINTKKLNDLRTDKEGLERFAREEYLMKKPDEDVFIIKEK; encoded by the coding sequence ATGTCACGCATTAAAGATTTTTATACCCGTTACCTATCCAGAATCAATAAGTATTGGCTGGTTACAATTCTTTTCCTTGGCCTTACTTTTACGGCCGGCGACAGTAATCTGTACAAACGGTACGTTTACGACGAAAAAATTCGTAGTCTGGAAAGTGAAATTGAACATTATCAGGAAGAAATTGAAATCAACACTAAAAAATTAAATGATCTCCGTACAGACAAGGAAGGATTAGAACGATTCGCCCGCGAAGAGTATCTAATGAAGAAACCGGATGAAGATGTATTTATTATCAAAGAAAAATAA